In Caldisphaera lagunensis DSM 15908, a single genomic region encodes these proteins:
- a CDS encoding sugar phosphate nucleotidyltransferase codes for MIGVVLAGGYGKRLLPLTKEKPKSFLEIGGKQLLDYSVEILRNAGIRKIVVIVPPGYENMAIPRDEDVYIVGQKGEDIRGGIYTAVLEAKKRNEDQVMIAYSGFLASPGIGKAVIDYYASSGYPIVIGVSSVSTGLETYGFVTIDYRGQITSYNQADEKTRTWLKNRGYVFAGLIVSDVNQLERLSKDQFESAMAMVSKEGIVGGIIWNNKWIEVGYPWDLLDALKIILNTSGIKINNTANVSRSAIISNGVVIDDYATIEEGAIIIGPAYIGRRAQILAGSIIKPYTSIEENAVIGENTIVSNSLIMKDAYVGALSEIRNSVIGEGAKIEESSHLIEGTPEMLPDRLKGITEFLGEVKLGAIIAPKERINPFTVIGSGKVVE; via the coding sequence ATGATTGGAGTAGTGTTAGCTGGAGGGTATGGAAAAAGGCTTTTGCCTTTAACTAAAGAAAAACCAAAGTCTTTTCTAGAAATTGGAGGTAAACAATTGCTAGATTATAGTGTTGAAATTTTGAGAAATGCAGGCATAAGGAAAATCGTTGTTATAGTTCCACCAGGTTATGAAAACATGGCAATTCCAAGAGATGAAGATGTTTATATTGTAGGGCAAAAAGGTGAAGACATAAGAGGGGGAATTTATACAGCTGTTTTAGAAGCTAAAAAGAGGAATGAAGATCAGGTTATGATAGCATATTCTGGTTTTTTAGCAAGCCCAGGCATTGGTAAAGCTGTTATAGATTATTATGCTTCATCAGGATATCCAATAGTCATAGGTGTTTCTTCTGTTTCAACAGGATTGGAAACATATGGATTTGTAACAATTGATTATAGGGGGCAAATAACAAGCTATAACCAGGCTGATGAAAAAACAAGAACATGGTTAAAAAATAGAGGTTATGTATTTGCTGGTTTAATTGTTTCAGATGTTAACCAATTAGAAAGATTATCAAAGGATCAATTTGAAAGTGCAATGGCTATGGTTTCAAAGGAAGGTATAGTTGGAGGTATAATATGGAATAATAAGTGGATTGAAGTGGGATATCCATGGGATTTATTGGATGCATTAAAAATTATTTTAAATACATCTGGAATTAAAATTAACAATACAGCAAACGTTAGCAGATCTGCAATAATTTCTAATGGAGTTGTAATAGATGATTATGCAACAATAGAAGAAGGGGCGATAATTATTGGTCCAGCCTATATTGGTAGAAGGGCGCAGATATTAGCTGGAAGCATAATAAAACCTTATACAAGCATTGAGGAAAATGCAGTTATTGGGGAAAACACAATAGTTTCAAATTCTTTAATTATGAAAGATGCTTATGTAGGAGCATTATCAGAAATAAGGAATTCTGTAATTGGTGAAGGTGCTAAAATTGAAGAAAGTTCCCATCTAATAGAAGGTACCCCAGAAATGTTACCAGATAGACTAAAGGGTATAACAGAATTTCTTGGAGAAGTAAAATTAGGTGCAATAATTGCTCCAAAAGAAAGAATTAATCCATTTACAGTTATAGGTAGTGGAAAAGTTGTTGAATAA
- a CDS encoding flagella assembly protein J: MSKILKNIRGIKLSPFNIISIALMFFGLIIIIIFGRRFLIYGFSIMGIGMLLFLANYLRNRTYIKIDFDFLYALLHMYSVSTGSQPPGVILRVTGDGPHGRYSKVFKKAGELSKKWGYTVPESVNLISLKEKNKAFKEFLERFAVVSSVGEEITQFLKVEFETLRFNFENMYNRSLESLNVYYGVYTSTMVSVIFAISTMLMLSFFFGGSSLKMIILGYIAAMFIIVILGALVIIKAPKDYFEAKASRNPTARFSDILALIGVVVGSIMSYYIITDAVNYVTIGLSLIIIGLLLIPSGYIINDMENIINDYDTFFPVMIRSLGNYLSQVPNLKQAIKEMAKVELGKLKGLLKKLHSTISLGVENDIAMQKFGLDTNSETIYRGLKIFSDSEKYGGNLMDVGVAISDFDNMILSLRQRKLQVFGNFFSALVIMHASIIAILEFMALITYYFNSLLVPLSSGLSSTFPGFISPQPGMIVLLNIGAIAFSVILAVINAYILAITKVGSVRSFYLFLSVMFILTGITLVGVDAITMYMFHLFPAYSTPTI; encoded by the coding sequence ATGAGTAAGATTCTAAAAAATATAAGGGGTATTAAGTTAAGTCCATTTAATATAATATCTATTGCTTTAATGTTTTTTGGTTTAATAATTATAATAATTTTTGGTAGAAGATTTTTAATTTATGGCTTTTCTATAATGGGCATAGGAATGCTATTGTTTTTAGCAAATTATTTAAGGAATAGAACTTATATTAAAATAGATTTTGATTTTTTATATGCATTACTTCATATGTATTCAGTATCAACAGGATCACAACCTCCAGGAGTTATTTTAAGGGTAACAGGTGATGGCCCTCATGGAAGGTATTCAAAAGTCTTCAAGAAGGCAGGGGAATTGTCAAAGAAGTGGGGATATACTGTTCCTGAATCAGTTAATTTGATTTCATTAAAGGAAAAAAATAAGGCATTTAAAGAGTTTTTAGAAAGGTTTGCTGTTGTATCATCAGTTGGAGAAGAAATAACACAATTTTTAAAAGTAGAGTTTGAAACACTTAGATTTAATTTTGAAAACATGTATAATAGATCATTAGAATCATTAAATGTATATTATGGTGTTTATACATCAACAATGGTTTCAGTTATCTTTGCTATATCAACTATGCTTATGCTGTCATTTTTCTTCGGAGGCTCAAGTCTAAAAATGATTATACTTGGTTATATCGCCGCTATGTTTATTATTGTTATTTTGGGTGCTCTAGTAATAATAAAGGCCCCAAAGGATTATTTTGAAGCAAAGGCATCAAGAAATCCAACAGCTAGGTTTTCAGATATCTTAGCTTTAATTGGCGTTGTTGTTGGTTCAATTATGTCTTATTATATTATAACGGATGCGGTCAATTATGTAACTATAGGTCTATCATTAATCATAATTGGTTTATTATTAATACCATCAGGATATATAATAAATGATATGGAAAATATAATAAATGATTATGATACCTTTTTCCCTGTTATGATAAGAAGCTTAGGAAACTACTTATCTCAAGTACCAAATTTAAAGCAAGCAATAAAAGAAATGGCAAAGGTTGAGTTGGGTAAACTAAAGGGTTTGCTTAAAAAATTACATTCAACTATTTCATTAGGGGTTGAAAACGATATTGCAATGCAGAAATTTGGGTTGGATACAAATAGCGAGACAATTTATAGAGGATTAAAGATATTTTCAGATTCAGAGAAATATGGAGGTAATTTAATGGACGTAGGTGTAGCAATATCAGATTTCGATAACATGATTTTGTCTCTTAGGCAAAGGAAATTGCAGGTATTTGGAAATTTCTTTTCTGCATTAGTTATAATGCATGCTAGCATAATTGCTATACTAGAATTTATGGCATTAATAACTTATTATTTTAACTCTCTCCTTGTCCCATTAAGCTCAGGTTTATCTTCAACATTTCCAGGATTTATTTCACCTCAACCAGGTATGATAGTATTATTAAACATTGGTGCAATAGCATTTTCAGTAATTTTAGCTGTTATAAATGCATATATATTAGCAATAACAAAGGTTGGAAGTGTTAGATCATTTTATTTATTCTTATCAGTAATGTTTATTTTAACAGGCATTACATTAGTAGGGGTTGATGCAATAACCATGTATATGTTCCATCTGTTCCCTGCATATTCAACCCCTACAATATAA
- the glmS gene encoding glutamine--fructose-6-phosphate transaminase (isomerizing) has protein sequence MCGIIGITNKKCNIVDKLIVGLQRLEYRGYDSVGIAVINNDSINYKKGAGDLQSVMKRVNLSDLIGYTGIAHTRWATHGGVNDKNAHPHLDCTGNIAVVHNGVIRNFASLKFELESKGHKIISETDTELFAHLLEEEVNKNNNFIEALANALSKIDGTYSFGILYKKESEKIYFAKMRSPLIIGFNENVKAIASDLPALLDMTKTVLLLEDGEFGYISPTGFEIYKLLPGGGFRKLSVEEIALKVKTVELTPEAASKGGYQHFMIKEIYEQPNAIRETFEGNIEDPALIKAAEMISSSNRIFLTAAGTSYHASLVFSKILARRARLFSYPIISSEMSYVSSSLQSDDLVIAVSQSGETYDTLQAIREAKKMGAKIIAVTNVLGSAIVRESDFSLYTRAGPEIGVAATKTFLSQIMLLEMLSSFISYEIKTIDKDEKNNILNYLKYAPNLLQSSLEASDTLIPFLINFHKKNSSYILGRGLGSAIAMEGALKIKEITYLHAESYPAGESKHGPIALIEKDFPVYIVSTSDAYEIAGNAIEMAARNAKVIVVKPADLRLELKEDKRNIYFAEMPPSNNILELEPFILTPLFQILAYRLAVERGYNPDKPRNLAKTVTVE, from the coding sequence TTGTGCGGTATAATAGGTATAACTAATAAAAAATGCAATATTGTTGATAAACTTATTGTAGGACTTCAAAGATTAGAGTATAGAGGCTATGATAGCGTAGGAATTGCAGTGATAAATAATGATTCTATAAATTATAAAAAAGGAGCTGGTGATTTACAATCTGTTATGAAAAGGGTAAACCTATCAGATTTAATTGGTTATACAGGAATTGCTCATACAAGATGGGCAACCCATGGAGGAGTTAATGATAAAAATGCTCATCCTCATCTAGATTGCACAGGTAACATAGCAGTTGTTCACAATGGAGTTATAAGAAATTTTGCCTCATTAAAATTTGAATTAGAAAGCAAAGGTCATAAAATAATTAGTGAAACAGATACAGAATTGTTTGCTCATCTGTTGGAAGAAGAAGTAAATAAAAATAACAATTTTATTGAAGCATTAGCAAATGCATTATCCAAAATTGATGGAACTTATTCATTTGGAATATTATATAAAAAAGAAAGCGAAAAAATTTATTTTGCAAAAATGAGATCACCATTAATCATTGGATTTAATGAAAACGTAAAGGCAATAGCAAGCGATTTACCTGCTTTACTTGATATGACAAAGACTGTTTTATTGCTAGAAGATGGAGAATTTGGATATATAAGCCCAACAGGTTTTGAAATTTATAAGTTATTACCTGGAGGAGGGTTTAGAAAATTAAGCGTTGAGGAAATAGCATTAAAAGTAAAAACTGTTGAATTAACACCAGAGGCAGCTAGTAAGGGTGGTTATCAGCACTTCATGATTAAAGAAATTTATGAACAACCTAATGCAATAAGGGAAACATTTGAAGGAAATATTGAGGATCCTGCATTAATAAAAGCAGCTGAAATGATCTCATCATCTAATAGAATTTTTTTGACAGCAGCAGGGACAAGTTATCATGCTTCTTTAGTTTTTTCTAAGATATTAGCAAGGAGAGCCCGGCTTTTTTCATATCCAATAATATCATCTGAGATGAGCTATGTTTCTTCTTCTCTTCAGAGCGATGATCTAGTTATTGCAGTTTCTCAAAGTGGAGAAACTTATGATACATTACAAGCAATAAGAGAAGCTAAAAAAATGGGGGCTAAAATTATAGCTGTAACAAATGTCTTAGGCAGCGCTATAGTTAGAGAATCTGATTTTTCATTATATACTAGGGCCGGACCTGAAATTGGGGTAGCTGCAACAAAAACTTTTTTGTCTCAAATAATGCTCTTGGAAATGCTTTCCTCCTTTATTTCTTATGAAATAAAAACAATAGATAAAGATGAGAAAAATAATATATTAAATTATCTAAAATATGCACCTAATTTATTACAGTCATCATTAGAGGCAAGCGATACCTTAATTCCTTTTTTAATAAACTTTCATAAAAAGAACTCATCATATATTTTAGGTAGAGGATTAGGATCTGCTATAGCAATGGAAGGGGCATTAAAAATTAAGGAAATAACTTATTTGCATGCAGAATCATATCCAGCAGGAGAAAGCAAACATGGACCAATAGCTTTAATTGAAAAAGATTTCCCCGTTTACATAGTTTCTACAAGCGATGCATATGAGATAGCAGGAAATGCGATAGAAATGGCAGCTAGAAATGCTAAAGTAATAGTTGTGAAACCAGCTGATTTGAGATTGGAGTTAAAGGAAGATAAAAGAAATATTTATTTTGCAGAAATGCCCCCCTCAAATAATATCTTGGAATTAGAACCTTTTATTTTAACTCCGTTATTCCAAATACTTGCTTATAGATTAGCTGTTGAGAGGGGTTATAATCCGGATAAGCCAAGGAATTTGGCTAAAACAGTAACTGTTGAGTAG
- a CDS encoding glycoside hydrolase family 31 protein encodes MATLKFDETKFKPISFHPYEKRFFKDGCIYSDYGKICFSLVDKGIIRIGNNIEGNTNETFITNGFKISILPKLTIYNNEKILEEWGTGEKEGDRSWFDPLFDPELMGENKSTITTGLLTCKDGKTCYSFALSLSPNEPIYGLGEHFGHLNKRGFDFITWAADMPSTPNYATYIPIPFIWSPKGWAILINTSSPVYFDLGKASYDRLLIITRGYFDAYLFLGNVKELFKSLYKIAGKPSNELPKWSFGFWQSKCAYKTQEEVLNVSKELRNRGYPGDVIHIDPPWEGNWDKYGCDTIDLEWDEKAFPNPEEMIKKLHEMGFKLSLWINPYIEPETKLWEAMKNKLMKSKNGGKAVPLADCQTIEKAGIPDLFDKEGFETFKNILKEKVLKYADVIKADYGEGVPYDAISNGLSGEELHNLFSLYYMKAVYDATKETKGYGIVWGRSGYTGVWQYPLQWGGDTPSSWEGLRQAIRGLLSFHSSGSMFASFDVGGFIGKPSEELYIRWLQAGIMVSHVRAHGNSEREPWKYNEEITKKILKLRYKLLPYIYSESIRSVKEEIPLIRPLFFENHNDPNTYNIDDEYYFGKSLLVAPITQEGNRRKVYLPSGEYFEFFSDKIYEGNKWYDLTYDLDKFPLFVKYNSIIPMLSKEISYIEDKKYFDELEFHVYGKDAEMDYYDYEVEAKIVCKNGECNVYNLPKVNYKFIFH; translated from the coding sequence ATGGCAACTCTAAAATTTGATGAAACTAAATTTAAGCCAATATCTTTTCATCCCTATGAAAAAAGATTTTTTAAAGATGGTTGTATTTATTCAGATTACGGTAAAATATGTTTCTCATTAGTTGATAAAGGTATTATAAGAATTGGAAACAATATTGAAGGAAACACAAATGAAACCTTTATAACAAATGGTTTTAAAATAAGTATTTTACCAAAACTAACCATTTATAATAATGAAAAAATTCTAGAAGAGTGGGGAACTGGAGAAAAAGAAGGAGATAGATCTTGGTTTGACCCTTTATTTGATCCAGAATTAATGGGAGAAAATAAATCAACAATAACAACTGGATTATTAACTTGCAAAGATGGTAAAACATGTTATTCATTTGCTCTTTCTTTATCCCCAAATGAACCTATTTATGGTTTAGGAGAACATTTTGGGCATTTAAACAAAAGAGGTTTTGATTTCATAACATGGGCAGCTGATATGCCTTCTACTCCAAACTATGCAACTTATATTCCAATACCTTTTATTTGGTCCCCTAAAGGTTGGGCCATTTTAATAAATACATCTTCACCAGTTTATTTTGACTTAGGCAAAGCATCTTATGATAGATTATTAATAATAACTAGAGGTTATTTTGATGCATATCTATTTTTAGGGAATGTAAAGGAATTATTTAAATCTTTATATAAAATAGCAGGAAAGCCAAGTAACGAATTACCAAAATGGAGCTTTGGTTTTTGGCAAAGTAAGTGTGCTTATAAAACCCAAGAAGAAGTATTAAATGTTTCTAAAGAATTAAGAAATAGAGGTTATCCAGGAGATGTAATTCACATAGATCCTCCATGGGAGGGTAATTGGGATAAATATGGTTGCGATACAATAGATTTAGAATGGGATGAAAAAGCATTTCCAAACCCTGAAGAAATGATTAAAAAGTTGCATGAAATGGGCTTTAAATTGTCTTTATGGATAAATCCATATATTGAACCAGAAACTAAGCTTTGGGAAGCTATGAAAAATAAATTGATGAAATCAAAAAATGGGGGTAAAGCAGTTCCTTTAGCTGATTGCCAAACTATAGAAAAAGCAGGAATTCCTGATTTGTTTGATAAGGAAGGATTTGAGACATTTAAGAATATATTAAAGGAAAAAGTGCTAAAATATGCTGATGTAATTAAGGCTGATTATGGTGAAGGCGTTCCTTATGATGCAATATCAAATGGATTAAGTGGTGAAGAGCTTCATAATTTATTTTCTCTTTATTATATGAAAGCTGTTTATGATGCAACAAAAGAAACAAAAGGTTATGGAATAGTATGGGGTAGGTCAGGTTATACTGGTGTTTGGCAATATCCATTACAATGGGGTGGAGATACACCATCTTCTTGGGAAGGGTTAAGGCAAGCTATAAGGGGTTTGTTATCATTTCATTCATCAGGTAGTATGTTTGCTTCATTTGATGTTGGTGGATTCATAGGAAAGCCTAGCGAAGAGCTATACATAAGATGGTTGCAAGCAGGAATTATGGTAAGTCATGTTAGGGCTCATGGAAATAGTGAAAGAGAGCCATGGAAATATAACGAGGAAATTACAAAAAAGATTTTGAAATTAAGGTATAAATTGTTGCCTTATATTTATAGTGAATCAATAAGATCTGTTAAAGAAGAAATACCACTTATAAGGCCTCTATTTTTTGAAAATCATAATGATCCAAATACTTATAATATAGATGATGAATATTATTTTGGTAAAAGCTTACTAGTTGCCCCTATTACTCAAGAAGGTAATAGAAGGAAAGTCTATTTACCTTCTGGTGAATATTTTGAATTCTTTTCAGATAAGATTTATGAAGGAAACAAATGGTATGATTTAACATATGATTTAGATAAGTTTCCTCTATTCGTAAAATATAATTCAATTATTCCAATGTTAAGCAAGGAAATTAGTTATATAGAAGATAAAAAGTACTTTGATGAATTGGAATTTCACGTATATGGCAAAGATGCTGAAATGGATTATTATGATTATGAAGTAGAGGCAAAAATTGTTTGCAAAAATGGAGAATGTAATGTATATAATTTACCAAAAGTAAATTATAAATTTATTTTCCATTAA
- a CDS encoding FkbM family methyltransferase yields MSILSTIKRINYYRKVYANWISVILNVKRHKELIHVKFRNEKAIKNSGICTLPCSYGLVDLVEHGFLNPKLLYFNSDGKLYYNGHEVIQDSYLSFLISICGFMKNGNIWYHPQLNAKFKEPINYSIYEVFCLEDYGGIDVNGREVVDIGGNVGDSAIYFALKGGKYVYSFEPLPNVYNVAIENIKLNGLENKIKIINAGIASKEGEILVPSNFDVEKSHDFSVNNKGDIKIPIYSIENIRKMIKDPYLLEIGL; encoded by the coding sequence ATGAGCATATTATCAACAATAAAACGGATAAATTATTATAGAAAAGTTTACGCTAATTGGATAAGCGTGATTCTCAATGTAAAACGACATAAGGAATTAATTCATGTAAAATTTAGAAACGAGAAAGCTATTAAAAATTCAGGGATTTGCACGTTACCATGTAGTTATGGATTGGTAGACCTTGTTGAACATGGCTTTCTTAATCCTAAACTATTATATTTTAATTCTGATGGAAAACTTTATTATAATGGCCATGAGGTAATTCAAGACTCGTATTTGTCTTTTCTTATATCTATCTGTGGATTTATGAAAAATGGAAATATATGGTATCATCCCCAATTAAATGCAAAGTTCAAAGAACCAATTAATTATTCCATTTATGAGGTCTTTTGTTTAGAAGATTATGGAGGGATTGATGTAAATGGTAGAGAAGTTGTTGATATAGGAGGAAACGTAGGAGATTCAGCTATTTATTTTGCTTTAAAAGGCGGCAAATACGTTTATTCATTTGAACCATTGCCAAATGTTTATAATGTTGCAATTGAAAATATTAAGTTAAACGGATTAGAAAACAAAATCAAGATAATAAATGCGGGAATAGCATCAAAAGAGGGAGAAATTTTAGTTCCTTCAAATTTTGATGTAGAGAAATCACATGACTTTTCAGTTAATAATAAAGGTGATATTAAAATACCAATATATTCGATAGAAAATATAAGGAAAATGATTAAAGATCCATATCTTTTAGAAATTGGATTGTGA
- a CDS encoding YbhB/YbcL family Raf kinase inhibitor-like protein, with protein MAKEYLFKEGKEFSLISDSFKNGEVIPKRHTCEGDNISPKLSWKFDEAKSYTLIVYDPDAPMKTFIHWVIYDIPSSINSLYEAIPKNENVDVGKQGRNDFGEIGYDGPCPPRGHGFHRYYFALHGLNVESLDIRGEANANKVLNSMKGKVIGYAVLMGKYQRI; from the coding sequence TTGGCTAAAGAATATTTATTTAAGGAAGGTAAAGAATTTTCTCTTATTTCAGATAGTTTCAAAAATGGAGAGGTTATACCTAAGAGACATACATGTGAAGGAGATAATATAAGCCCTAAATTAAGTTGGAAATTTGATGAAGCAAAAAGCTATACATTAATTGTTTACGATCCAGATGCCCCTATGAAAACATTCATTCATTGGGTTATTTATGATATACCTTCTTCAATAAATTCTCTTTATGAAGCAATACCAAAAAACGAAAACGTTGATGTTGGAAAACAAGGTAGGAATGATTTTGGAGAAATAGGCTACGATGGTCCATGCCCTCCAAGGGGTCACGGATTTCATAGATATTATTTTGCTTTGCATGGGCTAAATGTTGAAAGTCTTGATATAAGAGGGGAAGCAAATGCTAATAAGGTTTTAAACTCAATGAAAGGAAAAGTTATAGGATATGCAGTCTTGATGGGAAAATACCAAAGAATTTAA
- a CDS encoding FkbM family methyltransferase produces the protein MILLLTPNGLKFYIENFDPLIFSETFIYDIHYSDNLNGKIVIQAGGFTGDTALYYASKGARVYSFEPDPINYELALKNISLNPHLAQNIIMKNYALGKDEIIDFPITGTGFSSAYNLNTGKTTKVRSISITQIIKEFNITDPYLLDLDIKGKEFEVINDESLSLFRKVRIEYSPDLVGLKDYGFKSIRVFKHNCLNYDLHYHGTIEATK, from the coding sequence ATGATATTGTTATTAACCCCTAATGGGTTAAAATTCTATATTGAGAACTTCGACCCGCTAATATTTTCAGAGACCTTTATTTATGATATACATTATTCTGATAATCTTAATGGTAAAATAGTAATTCAAGCTGGCGGTTTTACTGGAGATACGGCATTGTATTATGCATCAAAAGGGGCAAGAGTTTATTCCTTTGAGCCAGATCCAATTAACTATGAATTGGCTTTAAAGAACATATCTCTTAATCCTCATCTAGCGCAAAATATTATTATGAAAAATTACGCGCTTGGAAAAGACGAAATAATTGACTTTCCAATTACTGGTACTGGATTCTCATCAGCTTATAATCTAAATACAGGCAAAACCACTAAGGTAAGAAGTATATCAATCACTCAAATAATTAAGGAATTTAATATAACAGATCCATATTTATTAGATCTTGATATCAAAGGCAAAGAATTCGAAGTAATTAATGATGAATCTTTATCCCTTTTTAGGAAAGTTAGAATAGAATATTCTCCTGATCTAGTAGGATTGAAAGATTATGGATTTAAATCAATAAGAGTTTTTAAACATAATTGTTTAAATTACGATTTACATTATCATGGGACAATTGAAGCAACAAAATGA
- a CDS encoding sulfurtransferase, producing the protein MINVGELKEIVDNKWLLDHLKDENVRVIEVDYDPNTAFNIWHIPGSVLIRWREDLRHKVLRDFLEPEEFERLMESKGVNNNTTIILYGDYNNWFAVYAFWLFKAYGHDDVRILNGGRTKWAKDDLPIENGDKETKYKEGKYKINKVDWGSHRVFFWELLQKVTKNEIGKTTILVDVRSPKEFSGEIRAPPEYADEQTQVGGHIPGAISFPWSQAVNPDTGEFKSKEELERLFENAGIKKDKEVITYCRIGERASHTWFVLKYLLNYPSVRVYDGSWAEWGNIVGAPIKKGTEP; encoded by the coding sequence GTGATAAATGTGGGTGAATTAAAGGAAATAGTAGATAATAAATGGCTTCTTGATCACTTGAAAGATGAAAATGTTAGAGTTATTGAGGTTGACTATGATCCAAACACAGCCTTTAATATATGGCATATACCTGGTTCTGTTTTGATAAGATGGAGAGAAGATTTAAGGCATAAAGTTTTAAGGGATTTCCTAGAGCCTGAAGAATTTGAAAGACTTATGGAATCAAAGGGAGTTAACAATAATACTACCATTATTCTATATGGAGATTATAACAATTGGTTTGCAGTGTATGCATTTTGGCTATTTAAGGCATATGGTCACGATGACGTTAGAATATTAAATGGAGGAAGAACAAAATGGGCTAAAGACGATTTACCGATTGAAAATGGGGATAAGGAAACTAAATATAAAGAAGGAAAATATAAAATAAATAAAGTTGATTGGGGAAGCCATAGAGTATTCTTCTGGGAATTGTTACAAAAAGTAACAAAAAATGAAATAGGAAAGACAACAATACTTGTTGATGTTAGATCTCCAAAGGAATTTAGTGGTGAGATAAGGGCACCTCCTGAATATGCAGATGAGCAAACACAGGTTGGAGGCCATATTCCAGGAGCTATTAGTTTTCCATGGTCACAGGCAGTTAATCCTGATACAGGAGAATTTAAAAGCAAGGAGGAATTAGAAAGATTATTCGAAAATGCTGGTATAAAGAAAGACAAAGAAGTAATAACATATTGTAGAATTGGAGAAAGAGCATCTCATACATGGTTTGTTCTAAAATATTTGTTAAATTATCCTTCAGTTAGAGTATATGATGGATCATGGGCTGAATGGGGAAATATTGTTGGTGCTCCAATAAAGAAAGGAACAGAACCATGA